The stretch of DNA GCCCTCGGGATCACAAATGAAGAGGTTGTCCGGCTTGATGTCGCGGTGAATCACGCCCGTTGCGTGAGCCTTTGAGAGCGCCTTGCAAGCTTGGCGCACGACGGTGACGACCTCATTGATCGGCAAGCGCTTGAGCTGGCGGATGCGGTCGCGCAGGTCGTGCCCCTCGAGCAGCTCCATCACGATGTAGGGAACGCGCTCTTCGAGCATTCCCGTGTCGAATACCTGAACCACGTGTGGGCTCTTGATGCGGGCGCTGGCGCGCGCTTCCCGAGTAAACCGCTCGCGGACCTCGGGCTGGCTCGCCAGCTCCTCGCTGATGAACTTCACCGCGACCCGGATGCCGAGCCCCAGGTGTTCTGCCACCCAGACGCTCCCCATTCCGCCCTCTCCAAGCATGCGCTCGAGACGGATCTGAGGAGTGATGAGTGTGCCGGCAGTTAACTCCACCGTACCCCTTTTACCATGCCCTCCGCCAGCGGGTGAGTTTCCGCATTCGGATTCACCCGCCCGCGAACTCGGGTGGTTGCGTTTTGCAGACCAGCGTATGGAGCAGGGTGGGTGCGCGGATCACCCGGGCGCTGTCTTCCGCACACGGACGTTTGTAGGTGCCTGCGAGGGCGCACGCCGCCTCTAAGGAGCAGGAGTCCTGAAATCATCAGACCTTTCCCGCCATGTTGCCCTAGCGTGCCGACATGCAGGCGAACTAACCGTCGCGCTCTTGTCCGTTGCCGTGCGGGAATGACGTCGCTGGGTGGCTACAGCTTTAGGTCGTCGATGACCTTCAGCAGCTGGGTTGTGCTTGGCCGTGTTTTGTAGTCGGTATCAGCGTGCGCCCACGCGAGCTTGCCGTCGTTGATGATGAAGATGGACGGAATAGCGATGGTGTGGTGCTTCTGACCGGTGCGCTGTTCGAGATCGATGCCGTAGCCCTTCAGCTTGGCGAGCCCTGAGTCGTCGAGCTGGTTCAATACGTTGAACGCCTTGTGGGCGACGAGCTCTGGGTCAGTCAAAACGGGGAAGGGGATCTTCCAGCTGGTTTGAGTCTTCGAGGCTTCGTTCGGTAGGTCGACGCTGATCGCTACTGGCGTGACACCGCGTTTCTGAAATTCGGGGTACGCCTTCGCCAAAGAGTGGATCTGGTAGTTGCAGAAAGGGCACCAACCGCCTCGATAGAACACCAGCATCAGCGTTCCGGTCTTCGCGAGCGCGTTCACGTCGACCTCGTCACCCTCGCTGCTCTGCAGTTTGAGCTCCGGAAGTGGGCTGCCCAACTTGAGCCCAACGCCTTCGGGGAGCTTGCCCAGGTGGTCCGAGGCTGTATCGCTGGTTTCCTTGGCCATGGGCTTCTTGGCGGCCAGCGGCTTCTCGTTAGCCGTGGGCGCGGCGCTCGGGTTCCCTGCAGGCGAGCTTGTGCTCGCCTTGGAGGACGGCTCGGCGCTGGGCTCTGACCCCGACTCGTTGCAACCAGCCACCACCAGAGCGGCCAAAAACACTGTAGATGCGCGCATCTCGAGCGATACGTCGAGAAGGCTCGGTGGTTACCCATGCCGCGGTTTCTCTTTGAGGCGCACGTGCGCTACACCCGGCGCCGTGACTGGGGCGTTCTGGGCTGATGCATTTTGGGCGCGGGG from Polyangiaceae bacterium encodes:
- a CDS encoding AhpC/TSA family protein, whose protein sequence is MRASTVFLAALVVAGCNESGSEPSAEPSSKASTSSPAGNPSAAPTANEKPLAAKKPMAKETSDTASDHLGKLPEGVGLKLGSPLPELKLQSSEGDEVDVNALAKTGTLMLVFYRGGWCPFCNYQIHSLAKAYPEFQKRGVTPVAISVDLPNEASKTQTSWKIPFPVLTDPELVAHKAFNVLNQLDDSGLAKLKGYGIDLEQRTGQKHHTIAIPSIFIINDGKLAWAHADTDYKTRPSTTQLLKVIDDLKL